The following proteins come from a genomic window of Dermacentor albipictus isolate Rhodes 1998 colony chromosome 8, USDA_Dalb.pri_finalv2, whole genome shotgun sequence:
- the LOC135900759 gene encoding uncharacterized protein, which produces MAFTAKHTFFGSGSCLDWRLTSFVNAFPPDRLCSFCNLVVPTLATLPCEHTVCKTCYDLRPRDRCLLDKQPFREVHVTWKTFCRDDVLRLEVRCWNAPHGCDFMGAVLAMLEHFASACAYHAVNCRACARKVVHGDLWRHLESGCASHRYAELEPLGDNLANTCPENSAERTIVALSGQRPFSETDRATPPATIADEAETAPRHANAASLPAESRTALPVDDRGEIEDIATGRSQSAGLFLERESKWSLEDAFEVVEVAAGAAQAAVLTAPGSNIDAFGAVGRTAVVPENAPTRWRTSSTQKEVGVGLRHAAGVGATAGDPISVSEPYEWCIDDVPSFIAFRLNSDRPRRLFSATRYYYGYRIVAEVVISPTHPYKIRLKAYAFGGAFDELLTWPVNRTPTLQFVHPSDCSRDFVMSETTPWGKDFTNGTPRGALYTWAGAMFTSIADLNERGCIANSKLRFRFDLV; this is translated from the coding sequence ATGGCGTTCACCGCCAAGCATACCTTTTTCGGCTCCGGAAGCTGTCTCGACTGGCGGCTCACATCATTCGTGAACGCTTTCCCTCCGGACAGACTGTGCAGCTTCTGCAACCTCGTCGTTCCCACGCTGGCCACGTTGCCCTGCGAGCACACGGTCTGCAAGACGTGCTACGACCTCCGCCCACGCGACCGCTGCCTCCTAGATAAACAGCCCTTCCGGGAGGTGCACGTCACGTGGAAGACCTTCTGCAGGGACGACGTTCTTCGCCTCGAGGTACGCTGCTGGAACGCGCCACACGGCTGCGACTTCATGGGCGCCGTTCTCGCGATGCTGGAACACTTCGCCAGTGCCTGCGCCTACCACGCCGTGAACTGTCGCGCGTGCGCCCGAAAGGTCGTGCACGGGGACCTTTGGAGGCACCTCGAGTCCGGCTGCGCGTCGCACCGTTACGCCGAGCTAGAACCTCTGGGCGACAACCTCGCGAACACGTGCCCGGAAAACTCCGCTGAGCGAACGATTGTCGCGCTGAGCGGTCAGCGGCCTTTCTCCGAGACGGACCGCGCGACGCCGCCGGCGACAATAGCCGACGAAGCCGAAACCGCGCCACGACACGCGAATGCGGCCAGCCTACCGGCCGAGAGTCGAACCGCGCTCCCTGTGGACGACCGGGGAGAGATCGAGGATATTGCTACTGGAAGAAGCCAGAGCGCTGGACTTTTCCTCGAAAGAGAGTCGAAGTGGAGCTTGGAAGACGCGTTCGAGGTCGTAGAAGTGGCAGCTGGAGCGGCCCAGGCCGCAGTCCTTACCGCCCCAGGCTCCAATATCGATGCCTTCGGTGCAGTCGGGAGGACGGCGGTCGTCCCCGAAAACGCGCCGACTCGTTGGAGAACGTCGTCGACGCAGAAGGAAGTGGGGGTGGGCCTCCGACACGCAGCTGGTGTCGGTGCAACCGCCGGTGATCCGATAAGCGTTTCCGAGCCTTACGAATGGTGCATAGATGACGTGCCGTCCTTCATAGCTTTCCGGTTGAATTCGGATCGTCCGAGGCGTCTGTTCAGCGCAACGCGGTATTATTACGGCTACCGGATCGTGGCGGAGGTGGTTATCTCTCCCACGCATCCGTACAAAATTCGACTTAAGGCGTACGCGTTCGGCGGAGCTTTCGACGAGTTACTGACGTGGCCCGTGAATAGAACGCCGACGCTGCAGTTCGTTCATCCAAGCGATTGCAGCCGCGACTTCGTAATGAGCGAGACCACGCCATGGGGGAAGGACTTCACGAATGGTACCCCCCGAGGCGCCCTCTACACGTGGGCGGGCGCGATGTTCACAAGCATCGCCGACTTGAACGAGCGAGGCTGCATCGCGAACAGCAAACTTCGCTTCCGTTTCGATTTGGTGTAG
- the LOC135900758 gene encoding TNF receptor-associated factor 6-like, with translation MARASTQTVFGFGCSLDWRPTSFVPAFPSTRVCSACGLVPPATATLPCRHLLCELCYRGRASGSDRCPLDKETFQEEDVVWSSRIRKDSLLSRKVRCWNADNGCSAEGAASVMLGHFNVCRFHVVSCPRCCGRVPHLEMADHLESCRAPPNLPGQPALDDNFVNAALEVREALRGISEKCTSIESKLESFQERLPSFRDDSIAELSAILNQTARGAIESATETSRVETGALLAEHWPRVGSQIGEALAERERSTVAAVAQECNRKAESVNREVADQTSTEAQNNGRTAPFSSARSRLISDVSRKITKCREKLMKKEALSGKDAAKLLKMLALSSLAVTNDALDVSESRECTIRNWEMFRSRLTDRGCIKHVSPSAYFYGYRLFIELSLDSCTDELRLQAFVREGLYDEFVDWPVNVKLRVHIIHPTDESKNLTLGEQFTWEERTTDDVYPQDEVPYQTSSHRVSIGSLERGGFTSNNGLRVEYEFVR, from the coding sequence ATGGCCCGCGCCAGCACGCAGACGGTGTTCGGCTTCGGTTGCAGCCTCGACTGGCGGCCGACTTCGTTCGTGCCCGCTTTCCCGTCGACCAGAGTGTGCAGCGCCTGCGGACTGGTGCCGCCGGCGACGGCAACGCTTCCCTGCCGTCACCTGCTGTGCGAGCTGTGCTACAGAGGACGTGCAAGCGGGAGCGACCGCTGTCCGCTGGACAAGGAAACATTCCAAGAGGAGGACGTCGTTTGGTCGTCCCGTATCAGAAAGGACAGTCTTCTGAGCCGCAAGGTGCGCTGCTGGAACGCTGACAACGGCTGCAGCGCCGAGGGCGCTGCTTCGGTGATGCTGGGGCACTTCAACGTTTGCCGCTTCCACGTCGTGAGCTGTCCCAGGTGCTGCGGCAGGGTGCCGCACCTGGAAATGGCCGACCACCTGGAGTCCTGCCGTGCGCCGCCCAACCTTCCTGGGCAGCCGGCGCTCGACGACAACTTTGTCAATGCCGCGCTGGAGGTGAGGGAGGCCCTGAGAGGGATCTCGGAAAAGTGTACTTCCATCGAGTCGAAGCTGGAGTCGTTCCAGGAGCGTCTTCCCTCCTTCAGAGACGACTCGATAGCGGAGCTGTCCGCCATCTTGAACCAGACCGCGAGGGGCGCCATCGAAAGCGCCACTGAGACTAGTCGAGTCGAGACCGGGGCTCTGTTGGCTGAACACTGGCCCAGAGTGGGTTCGCAGATCGGGGAAGCCCTTGCTGAGAGGGAGCGCTCGACAGTTGCGGCCGTCGCCCAGGAGTGCAACCGGAAAGCGGAATCGGTCAACCGTGAAGTCGCAGACCAAACATCGACCGAAGCACAAAACAACGGGCGAACCGCTCCTTTCTCGTCGGCCCGGTCTCGGTTGATCTCCGACGTAAGTCGAAAGATCACGAAGTGTCGAGAGAAGCTCATGAAGAAGGAAGCCCTGTCGGGAAAGGATGCGGCTAAGCTCCTCAAAATGCTGGCTCTCTCGTCTCTCGCAGTCACAAACGACGCCCTGGACGTGTCAGAGTCACGTGAGTGCACTATAAGAAACTGGGAAATGTTCCGGTCCAGGTTGACCGATCGTGGTTGCATCAAGCACGTTAGTCCAAGCGCATATTTTTATGGATACCGTCTTTTCATCGAGCTGAGCCTCGATTCTTGTACTGATGAGCTCCGACTGCAGGCGTTTGTGCGGGAAGGTTTGTACGACGAATTCGTAGACTGGCCCGTGAACGTGAAGCTCAGGGTGCACATCATTCATCCCACCGACGAATCCAAGAACCTCACCTTAGGCGAACAATTTACCTGGGAAGAGCGCACAACAGACGATGTCTATCCCCAGGATGAAGTCCCCTACCAGACGTCGAGTCACCGTGTGAGCATTGGGTCATTGGAACGCGGTGGTTTCACATCGAACAATGGTCTCCGTGTTGAGTACGAATTTGTGCGTTAA